A window of the Gossypium arboreum isolate Shixiya-1 chromosome 2, ASM2569848v2, whole genome shotgun sequence genome harbors these coding sequences:
- the LOC108461532 gene encoding trihelix transcription factor GT-1-like — MARDMIIEVTTNGGLPDHLRHHHPHSLQQQQQMILGESSGDDPEVKAPKKRAETWVQDETRSLIGFRKEMDGRFNTSKSNKHLWEKISAMMRKKGFDRSPTMCTDKWRNLLKEFKKAKHQDRGSGSVKITYKEIEEILRERTKKPYKAPTPPPKLDSFMHFSDKGLCFEDTSITFGPLEASGRPALNLEQGLDHDGHPLAITTANAVAVSGVPPWNWRETPGNGGDRLPYGGRVITVKYRDYAQRIGIDGTAEAIREAIKSAFRLRTKRAFWLEDEDHIIRSLDREMPLGNYTLHLDEGLAVKVCLYDVSDHIPVHTEEKIFYTEDDYREYLVFRGYVGLKEIDGYRNINSMDDLQTNTIYRGVS, encoded by the exons ATGGCCCGGGACATGATCATCGAGGTCACCACCAATGGGGGTTTACCGGATCATCTCCGCCACCACCATCCTCACTCTCTCCAACAACAGCAGCAAATGATCTTGGGCGAAAGCAGCGGCGATGACCCAGAAGTCAAAGCCCCGAAGAAACGAGCCGAGACCTGGGTCCAAGACGAAACCCGAAGCCTTATCGGTTTCCGGAAGGAAATGGACGGCCGTTTCAATACTTCTAAATCGAACAAGCACCTTTGGGAGAAGATATCAGCTATGATGAGGAAGAAAGGGTTCGATCGATCCCCAACTATGTGTACGGACAAGTGGAGGAACTTGTTGAAGGAGTTTAAGAAAGCTAAGCATCAAGATAGAGGGAGCGGTTCAGTCAAGATAACCTATAAGGAAATTGAAGAGATTTTAAGGGAGAGGACAAAGAAGCCTTATAAGGCTCCAACTCCTCCTCCCAAGCTTGATTCCTTTATGCATTTCTCTGATAAGGGTTTAT GTTTTGAGGATACCAGCATAACATTTGGTCCTCTTGAAG CTAGTGGTAGGCCAGCACTTAATCTTGAACAAGGTTtagatcatgatggacatcctcTTGCCATCACCACAGCCAATGCAGTTGCAGTCAGTGGAGTTCCTCCTTGGAATTGGAGAGAGACCCCTGGAAATG GTGGAGATCGTCTGCCATATGGAGGCAGGGTTATAACGGTTAAGTATAGGGACTACGCCCAAAGGATTGGTATCGATGGTACTGCTGAAGCCATCAGAGAGGCAATTAAATCTGCTTTTAGATTGAGAACTAAGCGTGCATTTTGGTTGGAGGATGAAGATCATATAATTCGTAGTCTCGACAGGGAAATGCCTTTAGGGAATTATACACTCCATCTTGATGAAG GTTTGGCTGTGAAAGTGTGCCTTTACGATGTGTCAGATCATATACCAGTACACACAGAGGAGAAGATTTTTTACACAGAAGATGATTACCGTGAATATCTAGTCTTTCGAGGGTACGTAGGTCTCAAAGAGATTGATGGATACAGAAACATTAATAGTATGGATGACCTTCAAACTAATACTATATACCGAGGTGTTAGCTGA